From a single Apostichopus japonicus isolate 1M-3 chromosome 12, ASM3797524v1, whole genome shotgun sequence genomic region:
- the LOC139977257 gene encoding uncharacterized protein, which yields MEVSYLCSPLLLIQILFCFFDDKQGAFAVCHVGNESSPGHVTTCESSYCAPVCLVCGYHQTKGVQWKMGDALIAQGEFTFEVISGSKVNTCHGNSSSLSLDSCHERINNTIRCEVDDKVLAEFRMQRSAKETLTIVGDTFQYTGHNMTLARGLNVYLLCFIPNAIPPVTLEWRVDERKIYREKFTSNVTTNFSIPLFINTSTVQDTITCASYGDKQNMSQRLLISISSTTTDVSETANRQFGMAVAFVLAAIFTIIIFFMKLYNICKEKGGTNSIDMEENVCYVGLDNLPTGMIRTETEPMTSLESEETKDKKPLLTKQIQSGQPFEYWSALISTKDSQSYSCVAKKLSDQATIRDYESMTNLVQSLSLLDMGNGFVQILHSSIQILPFAIYYEELNFGTLRDHVLSRFPKELFISTDRKFQPTNHAPVLKNLLKFAEDIIKAMQYLAHKQFSHPALSLKKVLMTENGSCKLYSIYPNTLCVERIQQLLKKNNPPIAWMATEVFLLEKYFPESDIWNISVFMWELLSIGEYPCAGLPQMDIKTKILESFLLPRPKVCPKNLFRVLMSCWRKDLSMRPSLADILQTTRDLRVKLDTVSKVSQFLREHSRYADNQLTARQASPFFYCP from the exons ATGGAGGTGTCTTACTTGTGCAGTCCGCTACTTTTGATTCAAATATTGTTCTGTTTTTTCG ATGATAAACAAGGAGCTTTTGCTGTGTGTCATGTAGGAAATGAATCCTCACCAGGACATGTTACTACGTGCGAGAGCTCATATTGTGCACCAGTTTGCCTCGTTTGTGGATACCATCAAACCAAGGGTGTACAATGGAAAATGGGTGACGCTCTAATTGCTCAGGGAGAATTCACATTCGAAGTTATCAGTGGCTCCAAAGTGAACACGTGCCATGGGAACAGTTCCTCATTAAGTTTAGATTCATGTCACGAGCGAATTAATAATACCATTCGATGTGAGGTAGATGACAAGGTTTTGGCTGAATTTAGGATGCAGCGTTCCGCGAAAG AGACATTAACCATCGTTGGAGATACCTTTCAATATACCGGTCATAACATGACTCTCGCACGAGGGCTCAACGTTTACCTCCTTTGCTTCATTCCAAACGCAATACCTCCAGTTACTCTGGAATGGCGTGTTGACGAAAGAAAGATTTATAGAGAGAAATTTACTTCAAATGTGACGACTAACTTTTCAATACCATTGTTTATAAATACAAGTACTGTTCAAGACACTATAACTTGCGCTAGCTATGGCGATAAACAAAATATGAGCCAACGGCTATTGATTTCAATTAGCAGCACGACAACAG ATGTTTCAGAAACAGCAAACAGACAATTTGGAATGGCAGTAGCGTTTGTTCTGGCTGCAATATTCACCATCATAATCTTCTTCATGAAACTAT ATAACATTTGCAAAGAGAAAGG AGGGACAAATAGTATTGATATGGAAGAGAACGTGTGTTATGTAGGACTAGATAATCTGCCAACTGGAATGATAAGAACGGAGACAGAGCCAATGACGTCGTTG GAATCAGAAGAAACGAAAGACAAGAAGCCACTtctaacaaaacaaattcagtcAGGGCAACCGTTTGAATACTGGAGTGCATTGATTTCAACCAAAGACTCGCAGTCATACTCGTGTGTGGCCAAGAAACTCTCAG ATCAAGCAACAATCCGGGACTATGAAAGTATGACAAATCTTGTGCAGAGTCTTTCGTTGCTCGACATGGGCAATGGCTTCGTTCAAATCTTGCATTCATCCATTCAAATAC TTCCATTTGCCATTTACTATGAAGAGTTGAATTTTGGAACTCTCCGAGACCATGTATTGAGTCGTTTTCCAAAAGAACTGTTCATTAGCACCGACAGAAAATTTCAGCCTACCAATCATGCTCCTGTTCTGAAAAACCTCCTCAAGTTTGCAGAGGACATCATAAAAGCAATGCAATATCTTGCTCATAAACAG TTTAGTCACCCTGCTCTGTCTTTGAAGAAAGTTCTAATGACGGAAAACGGCTCTTGTAAACTCTACAGCATTTACCCGAATACATTATGTGTTGAAAGGATCCAGCAATTGTTGAAAAAG AACAACCCTCCTATTGCTTGGATGGCTACAGAAGTATTTCTACTCGAGAAATACTTTCCAGAGAGTGACATCTGGAACATTTCCGTGTTCATGTGGGAACTTCTATCTATTg GTGAATACCCCTGCGCTGGATTGCCTCAAATGGATATCAAAACGAAGATTCTGGAAAGTTTCCTGCTACCAAGACCAAAAGTCTGTCCAAAGAATCT ATTTCGAGTTTTGATGTCTTGCTGGCGTAAGGACCTCAGCATGCGACCATCGTTAGCTGATATTTTACAAACAACTCGAGATTTACGTGTTAAACtggatacggtaagtaaagtaagtcagTTTCTGCGTGAACATTCACGATATGCCGATAATCAACTCACAGCTCGCCAAGCTTCACCATTTTTTTATTGCCCATAA